Proteins encoded within one genomic window of Macaca thibetana thibetana isolate TM-01 chromosome 3, ASM2454274v1, whole genome shotgun sequence:
- the LOC126951702 gene encoding 60S ribosomal protein L12-like, whose amino-acid sequence MPPKFDPNKIKVVYLRCTGGEVGATSALAPKIGPLGLSPKKVGDDIAKATGYGKGLRITMKLTIQNRQAQIEVVPSASALIIKALKKPPRDRKKQKNIKHSGNITFDEIVNIARQMQHRSLARELSGIIKEILGTAQSVGCNVDGRHPHDIIDDINSGAVECPAS is encoded by the coding sequence ATGCCGCCGAAGTTCGACCCCAACAAGATCAAAGTCGTATACCTGAGGTGCACCGGAGGCGAGGTCGGTGCCACTTCTGCGCTGGCCCCCAAGATCGGCCCCCTgggtctgtctccaaaaaaggtTGGTGATGACATTGCCAAGGCAACGGGTTACGGGAAGGGCCTGAGGATTACAATGAAACTGACCATTCAGAACAGACAGGCCCAGATTGAGGTGgtgccttctgcctctgccctgaTCATCAAAGCCCTCAAGAAACcaccaagagacagaaagaaacagaaaaacattaaacacagtGGGAATATCACTTTTGATGAGATCGTCAACATTGCTCGACAGATGCAGCACCGATCCTTAGCCAGAGAACTCTCTGGAATCATTAAAGAGATCCTGGGGACTGCCCAGTCTGTGGGCTGTAATGTTGATGGCCGCCACCCTCATGACATCATAGATGACATCAACAGTGGTGCTGTGGAATGCCCAGCCAGTTAA